A genomic stretch from Garciella nitratireducens DSM 15102 includes:
- a CDS encoding MurR/RpiR family transcriptional regulator, which produces MKIEELINKHYQELNETDLHILKYILNCKDTCYKLGINDLAEECNVSRSSILRLAQKLGFSGFSEFRVFLKWQDQKEFLPNENEVDVLEKDILETLKYIKEKDFSEICKLLYQSDRIFAYGTGMAQTNCAMDLKRMFLPMKKYIYVIPAQKELDIVLSDITTNDVMIIISLSGDTPYIFPSVQFLITKGVPIISITNLKNNRLARMTPYNIYANSSKTEILNDIIIETFASFFVISEALFKHYVEYVKKIGQKDLKDI; this is translated from the coding sequence ATGAAGATTGAAGAATTAATCAATAAACATTATCAAGAATTAAACGAAACAGATCTTCATATTTTAAAATATATTTTAAATTGTAAAGATACGTGTTATAAACTAGGAATTAATGATTTAGCAGAAGAATGTAACGTATCTCGTTCTTCTATTTTGAGATTGGCTCAAAAATTAGGGTTTAGTGGTTTTAGTGAATTTCGCGTTTTTTTAAAATGGCAAGATCAGAAAGAATTTTTACCGAATGAAAATGAAGTTGATGTTTTAGAAAAGGATATTTTAGAGACCTTAAAGTATATTAAAGAAAAGGATTTTAGTGAGATATGTAAACTATTATATCAGTCAGATCGAATTTTTGCATATGGAACAGGCATGGCTCAAACTAATTGTGCTATGGATTTAAAAAGAATGTTTTTGCCGATGAAAAAATATATCTATGTAATTCCTGCACAAAAAGAATTGGATATTGTACTTTCTGATATTACAACGAATGATGTGATGATTATTATTTCTCTTTCTGGAGATACTCCTTATATTTTTCCATCGGTTCAATTCTTAATTACAAAAGGAGTTCCTATTATATCGATTACCAATCTTAAAAATAATCGATTGGCAAGAATGACTCCTTATAATATCTATGCAAATAGTTCTAAGACTGAAATATTAAATGATATTATAATAGAAACTTTTGCTTCATTTTTTGTTATATCAGAAGCTTTATTCAAACATTATGTAGAATATGTAAAAAAGATAGGACAAAAAGATCTTAAGGATATATAA